A genomic stretch from Pseudomonadota bacterium includes:
- a CDS encoding tetratricopeptide repeat protein, translated as MKIKTLLFILAALTVTGVATQADNTSLYMTVHHDYAGSAEILNQDFARGVKRTKMALRAEQSISGHSVASSELFNNLCVAYVKQNELKKARTVCKRAVSHAMQTSSGIGQNPKAIKRVKAAALSNRGVLNMLDGKLDRALADFNKASTLSPALGFVQLNMAAATTARSESGLAVVID; from the coding sequence ATGAAAATCAAAACGCTGCTTTTTATCCTTGCTGCCCTGACTGTAACCGGTGTGGCCACCCAAGCCGATAACACATCACTCTATATGACCGTGCATCACGATTACGCAGGCTCCGCTGAAATCTTGAATCAAGACTTCGCCCGAGGCGTTAAGCGCACGAAAATGGCACTGCGCGCTGAACAGTCTATCTCCGGACATTCGGTGGCGTCCTCTGAGCTGTTCAATAACTTGTGTGTTGCCTACGTCAAACAAAACGAACTCAAAAAAGCACGCACCGTTTGCAAGCGCGCCGTAAGCCACGCGATGCAAACTTCTTCGGGCATCGGTCAAAACCCAAAAGCCATTAAGCGCGTCAAAGCTGCTGCGCTATCGAACCGAGGCGTGCTTAACATGCTCGACGGAAAGCTCGATCGCGCCCTGGCAGACTTTAATAAAGCCAGCACGTTGAGTCCGGCCCTCGGTTTCGTACAGCTCAACATGGCGGCCGCGACGACCGCGCGCTCTGAGTCAGGCCTGGCTGTTGTCATCGACTAG
- a CDS encoding pyridoxal-dependent decarboxylase, with translation MSDLHPEPLDPQSDQETLDPADWASMRALGHRMVDDLIDFLAEVRERPVWQPPSDEMQAFFEQAPPAEPMRPDAVYEQFLAYIRPFPLGNIHPRFWAWYMGNGTVMGAYAELLTAMLNANSGAGKHGAMVVEQQVIGWLVQALNLPSDSSGLLVSGGSMANLVGLVVARHAQSTYDHRRHGYQSGPGANAPAMRVYASTELHSCNQKALELMGMGSQALVRVPVDANYRIDISALRRAIEADLAKGYQPICVIGTSGTVNTGAIDDLPALADICQTYGLWFHVDGAIGAIAMLADDIRPQLSGLERADSVALDLHKWLHVPFEAGCVLVRHGQAHKEAFTLIPEYLAKETAGVASGSDWASEYGVQLSRQFRALKIWMSLKEHGTKKLGRMMSKNVAQAQYLAQRVQAVPELELVAPVGLDIVCYRVVVAGLDLDALNQLNKRILIEMQESGTAVPSYTTLNGVYCLRVAIANHRSEQSDFDLLVDETVRLARLFTA, from the coding sequence ATGAGCGATCTTCACCCTGAGCCACTCGATCCGCAGAGCGATCAAGAGACGCTCGACCCGGCCGACTGGGCATCGATGCGTGCATTGGGGCATCGTATGGTGGACGATCTGATCGATTTTCTCGCCGAGGTTCGCGAGCGTCCGGTCTGGCAACCGCCGAGCGATGAAATGCAGGCGTTTTTCGAGCAGGCACCGCCCGCTGAGCCGATGAGGCCCGATGCCGTCTACGAGCAGTTTCTGGCGTATATAAGGCCCTTCCCACTCGGCAATATTCATCCTCGATTTTGGGCTTGGTACATGGGCAACGGCACCGTTATGGGCGCGTACGCTGAACTTCTGACCGCGATGCTCAATGCCAATTCCGGAGCTGGCAAACATGGCGCCATGGTGGTTGAGCAACAGGTCATCGGTTGGCTGGTGCAGGCGCTTAATCTGCCAAGCGACAGTTCCGGCTTGCTGGTCAGTGGGGGTTCGATGGCCAATTTAGTGGGGCTGGTGGTCGCGCGACACGCCCAGTCGACCTACGACCATCGGCGACACGGTTATCAGTCGGGACCCGGTGCCAATGCCCCAGCAATGCGAGTGTATGCCTCCACGGAGTTGCACAGCTGTAATCAAAAGGCGCTTGAACTGATGGGAATGGGTAGCCAAGCATTGGTTCGCGTGCCGGTCGATGCGAACTACCGCATCGACATCAGTGCGCTGCGTCGCGCGATTGAGGCAGATTTGGCCAAAGGCTATCAACCGATCTGCGTGATCGGCACGTCGGGAACCGTCAATACGGGCGCCATTGACGATTTACCGGCGTTGGCTGATATTTGTCAGACGTACGGATTGTGGTTTCACGTCGATGGCGCGATCGGTGCCATTGCGATGTTGGCCGATGACATTCGCCCCCAGCTCTCGGGCCTTGAGCGCGCCGATAGTGTGGCCCTCGATTTGCACAAGTGGCTGCATGTGCCGTTCGAGGCCGGCTGCGTGCTGGTCCGCCATGGCCAGGCACACAAAGAGGCGTTCACGCTCATTCCAGAATATCTGGCAAAAGAAACAGCCGGTGTTGCCAGCGGTAGCGATTGGGCGAGTGAGTATGGTGTGCAGCTCTCCAGGCAGTTTCGAGCACTCAAAATCTGGATGTCCCTGAAAGAACACGGCACGAAAAAACTGGGTCGAATGATGAGCAAGAATGTGGCGCAGGCGCAGTATCTAGCCCAGCGCGTTCAAGCCGTGCCAGAGCTAGAGCTTGTGGCACCCGTCGGGCTCGATATTGTGTGTTATCGCGTGGTCGTTGCGGGTCTCGACTTAGACGCGCTCAATCAGCTCAATAAGCGTATTTTGATCGAGATGCAGGAAAGCGGCACGGCTGTGCCGTCGTATACGACTCTAAATGGCGTGTATTGCCTGCGTGTCGCGATCGCTAATCACCGTAGCGAACAGTCAGATTTCGATCTCTTGGTGGACGAAACGGTTCGCCTCGCGCGTCTATTCACAGCCTGA
- a CDS encoding bifunctional (p)ppGpp synthetase/guanosine-3',5'-bis(diphosphate) 3'-pyrophosphohydrolase, with protein MTDKPSDNPRSITNSVTALAPDEQLDGRVVRSEVNEAEALRESVEQFLAHRNDGGDRFAQALAEGQAIVAIVGDLGVDATMRAGTLLFPFVRDELISLTQIGKHLDKTLGALVGEIVKLSKFGELGNWNNETALGARQVDSLRRMLLAIAEDVRLVLVRLADQLHRLRQCKDASEAEQRQVAMVTREIFAPLASRLGIWQIKWELEDLSFRFLEPEQYQIIARFLAERRADREAYIADVTHLLTTRMDEAGIRGDVQGRPKHIYSIWRKMQRKQLDFEQVYDVRAVRILLDDVTDCYTMLGVVHGNFRYLPGEFDDYIATPKENNYQSLHTAVIGPGNKTVEIQIRTHEMHAHAELGVAAHWTYKEGASAKPSYHKKINWLRSILEPAADEDTRVDENDTEDFIDRFKAEIFEDRVYAVTPNGDIVDLPFGSTPLDFAYYLHTQLGHRCRGAKINGRIVPLTHTLENGDVVEIISAKEPKPSRDWLIPQLGYLISTRARAKVRVWFRRQDKEHIVTQGQNLLEKELKRLGVEVPHVSELAKELKLEGATGLYAAVGNGDLTVVDVVRVVQRLTTPQLPDDPPVIKTKKTKEAGSGQDIRIAGVGDLLTTMAACCKPVPPDDICGYITQGRGVTIHRTDCGNALRLQVTHPERLLEVTWTEDRPDKYPVDIEVEAYDREGLLKDITALLSTERINIAAINLMQDEASFAIKIQMTLQIAGLDELSRILLKISSLPNVFAVQRQ; from the coding sequence CTGATAAACCCTCCGACAATCCGCGTTCCATCACAAACAGCGTCACGGCGCTTGCCCCGGACGAGCAGCTTGACGGCCGCGTGGTTCGATCCGAGGTCAATGAGGCCGAGGCGCTGCGCGAATCAGTGGAGCAATTTCTCGCGCATCGCAACGACGGTGGTGATCGCTTTGCCCAGGCCCTTGCCGAAGGACAGGCCATCGTCGCCATTGTGGGCGACCTGGGCGTCGACGCCACCATGCGCGCTGGCACCCTGCTCTTCCCATTCGTTCGCGACGAGCTCATTAGCCTCACTCAGATCGGTAAACACCTCGATAAAACACTCGGGGCTCTGGTGGGCGAAATCGTAAAACTATCCAAGTTTGGTGAACTGGGAAATTGGAACAACGAAACGGCCTTGGGTGCTCGTCAGGTCGACTCGCTACGGCGCATGCTTCTGGCCATCGCCGAAGACGTGCGGCTAGTGCTGGTGCGCTTGGCTGACCAGCTTCATCGTTTACGTCAATGTAAAGACGCGAGCGAGGCAGAGCAACGTCAAGTAGCCATGGTCACACGCGAGATTTTTGCACCGCTCGCCAGCCGTTTGGGTATCTGGCAGATCAAATGGGAACTCGAGGATTTATCGTTTCGATTCTTGGAGCCTGAGCAATACCAAATCATTGCGCGATTTCTAGCCGAACGCCGCGCCGACCGAGAGGCGTACATCGCGGACGTCACACACTTGCTCACCACTCGTATGGATGAAGCCGGTATTCGAGGCGACGTACAGGGACGACCCAAACACATTTACAGCATCTGGCGAAAAATGCAGCGCAAGCAGCTCGACTTTGAGCAGGTGTACGACGTACGCGCCGTCCGGATACTGCTCGATGATGTAACGGACTGTTACACAATGTTGGGCGTGGTACACGGCAATTTTCGCTACTTACCCGGTGAGTTTGACGACTACATCGCCACACCCAAAGAAAACAACTATCAGTCACTGCATACGGCGGTAATTGGTCCGGGCAACAAAACCGTTGAAATTCAAATTCGCACGCACGAAATGCACGCACATGCTGAGCTGGGTGTGGCGGCACACTGGACCTATAAGGAAGGCGCTTCCGCCAAACCCAGCTACCACAAGAAAATTAATTGGCTGCGGTCGATTCTCGAGCCCGCTGCCGATGAAGACACGCGGGTAGATGAGAACGACACCGAAGACTTCATTGACCGTTTCAAAGCGGAAATATTCGAAGATCGCGTCTATGCGGTAACCCCCAATGGGGATATCGTTGATCTGCCGTTTGGGTCCACGCCACTCGACTTCGCCTACTATCTGCATACGCAGCTTGGCCATCGCTGCCGTGGCGCTAAAATCAACGGTCGTATCGTGCCGCTCACGCACACGCTTGAAAATGGCGATGTCGTCGAGATCATCTCCGCCAAAGAGCCGAAGCCCAGCCGCGACTGGCTCATTCCACAATTGGGTTACCTCATTTCCACACGGGCCCGCGCGAAAGTGCGTGTGTGGTTTCGGCGGCAGGACAAAGAACACATCGTGACGCAGGGCCAAAATCTTTTGGAGAAAGAACTCAAACGACTGGGTGTCGAAGTGCCCCATGTCTCAGAGCTCGCCAAAGAACTCAAGCTGGAGGGCGCCACCGGACTGTATGCCGCTGTCGGCAATGGCGACCTCACGGTTGTTGACGTCGTGCGCGTGGTACAACGACTGACTACGCCACAGCTTCCCGATGACCCGCCGGTAATAAAAACGAAGAAGACGAAGGAAGCCGGATCCGGTCAAGATATTCGTATTGCCGGTGTGGGTGATCTGCTCACCACCATGGCGGCATGCTGTAAGCCCGTGCCACCCGACGATATCTGTGGCTACATTACGCAGGGGCGTGGCGTTACCATCCACCGCACCGATTGTGGCAATGCGTTACGCCTTCAAGTGACACACCCTGAACGACTTCTTGAGGTGACGTGGACCGAAGACCGTCCAGACAAATATCCGGTCGATATTGAAGTAGAGGCCTACGATCGCGAAGGCCTCCTCAAAGACATCACAGCCTTGTTATCCACGGAGCGAATCAATATCGCTGCCATTAACCTCATGCAAGATGAGGCAAGTTTTGCGATCAAAATTCAGATGACGTTGCAGATTGCGGGTCTCGATGAATTGAGCCGGATTCTGCTCAAAATTTCCTCTCTACCCAATGTATTTGCCGTTCAGCGCCAATAG
- the odhB gene encoding 2-oxoglutarate dehydrogenase complex dihydrolipoyllysine-residue succinyltransferase, producing MSTEIKVDALPESVTDALVGTWHKAVGDAVSRDDIVVELETDKVVLEIPMPVDGVIKEIKAEEGTTVVAGEVLAVVEPGEVNAEPAAAPTPAAEPAPAAAATADNDADKLSPAVRRVVEENQVDTSGIKGSGKDGRLTKGDVMGHVASAPAAMPPVGSRGDRRVPMTRMRARISERMIEAQSTAAMLTSFNEVDLTEVKAIRAKYKEAFVEEHGVKLGFMSFFVVAAVKALKKFPIINASLEDGDIVYHDYYDVGIAVSTERGLMVPVLRNAEHMTLADIEQGIRGFAARAREGKITLEELTGGTFSITNGGTFGSMMSTPILNMPQSAILGMHAITDRPMAVNGEVKIRPMMYLALTYDHRIIDGADAVQFLVEIKKALEDPARLLLHV from the coding sequence ATGAGCACTGAAATTAAAGTTGATGCCCTGCCCGAATCGGTGACCGATGCATTGGTGGGCACCTGGCACAAAGCTGTTGGCGATGCGGTGAGTCGCGACGACATCGTCGTTGAGCTTGAAACCGACAAGGTGGTGCTTGAAATTCCCATGCCGGTCGATGGCGTCATCAAAGAAATCAAAGCGGAGGAAGGCACCACGGTGGTCGCAGGTGAGGTGCTCGCGGTGGTTGAGCCAGGCGAAGTCAACGCCGAGCCCGCCGCGGCCCCAACGCCCGCGGCTGAGCCCGCGCCAGCCGCCGCCGCGACGGCCGACAACGATGCCGATAAGTTGAGCCCAGCCGTGCGTCGTGTTGTGGAAGAAAACCAGGTCGATACCTCGGGCATTAAAGGCAGCGGAAAGGATGGTCGACTCACTAAGGGAGATGTGATGGGGCATGTGGCTTCGGCTCCCGCGGCGATGCCACCGGTGGGATCGCGTGGCGACCGACGGGTTCCCATGACCCGAATGCGGGCGCGTATCTCCGAACGAATGATCGAAGCGCAATCGACCGCAGCCATGCTGACGTCGTTTAACGAAGTGGACCTGACCGAAGTCAAGGCGATACGCGCAAAGTACAAAGAGGCCTTTGTTGAAGAACACGGCGTTAAGCTGGGTTTTATGTCTTTTTTCGTGGTCGCGGCCGTCAAGGCACTCAAGAAGTTTCCAATTATCAACGCGTCGCTTGAAGACGGGGATATCGTGTACCACGACTATTACGACGTAGGTATTGCGGTATCGACAGAACGCGGACTCATGGTGCCGGTGTTGCGAAACGCCGAACACATGACACTCGCCGATATAGAGCAAGGCATACGAGGATTTGCGGCCCGTGCACGTGAAGGAAAAATCACGCTGGAAGAATTGACCGGGGGAACCTTCAGTATCACCAACGGCGGTACGTTTGGTTCGATGATGTCAACGCCGATTCTGAATATGCCGCAGAGTGCGATATTGGGTATGCATGCGATTACCGATCGACCAATGGCGGTAAATGGGGAAGTAAAGATTCGTCCGATGATGTATCTGGCGCTGACATACGATCATCGCATCATTGACGGTGCCGATGCCGTGCAGTTTTTGGTTGAAATCAAAAAAGCGTTGGAAGACCCGGCTCGTCTATTGCTGCACGTTTAA
- a CDS encoding 2-oxoglutarate dehydrogenase E1 component, translated as MGQSLSDLYKYSALFGGNAALVEQFYEQYLEDPNSVEPGWQTFFKGISQSGQGTARDVAHGPIRKALAEQAKSMRGAASGVTDDTDQGSLGDQSAVLRLINNYRLHGYLCAQLDPLELSDPVRSPDLEPSFHGLSAVDPNESFLTAELAGKERLPFKDILSLLDTIYAGRIGVEFSHISNTAERLWLRERFEMGRVNPELTADDQTRLFKDLTAAEGLERYLHTRYVGQKRFSLEGGDSLIPLVQDIVRQCGKERVEEIVIGMAHRGRLNVLVNVLGKSPATLFDEFEGNSAIANNGSGDVKYHMGFSADLSTPHGPLHVALAFNPSHLEIVSPVVVGSVRARQERRLDETGQRVVPIVVHGDAAFAGQGVVMETFQMSQARGFATGGTVHIICNNQIGFTISNPADARSTPFCSDVAKMIEAPIIHVNGDDPEAVLAAGRLALAYRMRFGKDVVIDLVCYRRHGHNEADEPSATQPQMYQKIKRHPTTRQMYSEHLVSTGVLDDATVKALADEYRDKLDRKESVQDSLIGLEGNEHTVDWTRFLEGDLGVGTETRLPPGQVQKLGEVLLTMPEDLRLHNRVKRIIEDRARMLNDQIPMDWGFAENMAYASLLDDGYAIRITGQDSGRGTFFHRHAVLHDQDQDRQYVSLQHLAENQPRFRVTDSLLSEEAVMGFEYGYSTTAPDTLVIWEGQFGDFANGAQVVIDQFISSGETKWGRLSGLVLFLPHGYEGQGPEHSSARLERYLQLCAEWNMQVCVPSTPAQMFHMLRRQMLRPLRKPLIVMTPKSLLRHKESVSNIKLLESGGFQLLISDNRRPDPGKVTRIVLCSGKVYFDLDEQRRQHNVDNVAIVRIEQLYPFPASYYARELELFPNATEVVWCQEEPQNQGAWYQIRHRLQEPLGTTRRLYYSGRAGSAAPASGYPSIHKEQQTGLVAAALGLAH; from the coding sequence ATGGGTCAATCCTTATCCGACTTATATAAGTACTCCGCACTCTTTGGCGGTAACGCCGCACTCGTAGAGCAGTTTTATGAGCAATACCTTGAAGACCCCAATTCGGTCGAACCGGGTTGGCAGACCTTCTTCAAAGGCATAAGCCAGAGCGGCCAGGGAACCGCCCGCGATGTGGCCCATGGGCCCATCCGCAAGGCGCTGGCCGAACAGGCCAAAAGCATGCGCGGTGCCGCGAGCGGTGTGACCGATGACACCGATCAAGGCAGTCTAGGCGACCAATCAGCTGTCCTGCGGCTCATTAACAATTATCGCTTGCATGGTTATCTGTGCGCACAGCTCGATCCATTGGAACTGTCCGATCCGGTTCGCTCTCCCGATTTGGAACCATCGTTTCATGGTTTGTCGGCCGTAGACCCCAATGAATCTTTCCTGACCGCTGAATTGGCGGGTAAAGAGCGTTTACCGTTTAAAGACATCCTTTCGTTGCTCGATACGATTTACGCTGGACGCATTGGCGTTGAGTTTTCGCACATCTCGAATACGGCGGAACGGTTGTGGCTGCGTGAACGATTTGAAATGGGGCGAGTGAACCCGGAGCTCACCGCAGACGATCAAACACGACTGTTCAAGGATCTCACCGCCGCGGAGGGCCTCGAACGCTATCTGCACACACGCTACGTTGGGCAGAAACGTTTTTCGTTGGAAGGCGGTGATTCCCTGATTCCGTTGGTGCAGGATATCGTGCGCCAGTGTGGGAAAGAGCGGGTTGAGGAAATCGTCATCGGTATGGCGCACCGGGGAAGACTCAACGTATTGGTCAATGTGCTCGGCAAATCGCCGGCGACCTTGTTTGATGAGTTCGAGGGAAACAGCGCAATTGCGAACAACGGATCGGGCGACGTTAAGTATCACATGGGCTTTTCGGCCGATTTGTCCACGCCGCACGGTCCGCTGCATGTGGCATTGGCGTTCAACCCGTCCCACCTGGAGATCGTCAGTCCTGTCGTCGTGGGCTCGGTGCGCGCTCGTCAGGAGCGACGGCTGGATGAAACCGGGCAGCGGGTTGTACCGATCGTTGTTCACGGTGACGCCGCCTTTGCAGGCCAAGGCGTTGTTATGGAAACCTTCCAAATGTCGCAGGCCCGCGGGTTCGCCACGGGCGGTACGGTGCACATTATTTGCAACAACCAGATTGGCTTTACGATCAGCAATCCGGCCGATGCACGTTCCACGCCATTTTGTAGCGATGTGGCGAAGATGATCGAAGCGCCGATCATCCACGTGAACGGTGACGATCCCGAAGCGGTGTTGGCGGCGGGTCGCCTAGCACTCGCTTATCGAATGCGTTTCGGCAAGGACGTTGTGATCGACCTGGTGTGCTACCGGCGTCATGGTCATAACGAGGCGGACGAGCCTTCGGCCACTCAGCCGCAGATGTATCAGAAGATCAAGCGACACCCCACTACCCGACAAATGTACTCCGAACATCTTGTCAGCACTGGCGTGTTGGACGACGCCACGGTCAAAGCACTGGCGGATGAGTATCGGGATAAGCTTGATCGCAAAGAATCCGTGCAGGATTCGTTGATCGGCTTAGAGGGCAACGAACACACCGTCGACTGGACACGTTTCTTAGAGGGTGATCTTGGTGTGGGCACGGAAACGCGCTTGCCGCCTGGGCAGGTTCAAAAACTTGGGGAAGTGCTGCTCACGATGCCGGAAGATTTGCGGTTGCATAACCGGGTCAAACGGATCATCGAAGATCGCGCACGCATGCTCAATGATCAGATACCGATGGACTGGGGATTCGCCGAGAACATGGCCTATGCCAGTTTGCTCGATGATGGTTATGCCATCCGCATCACCGGTCAGGACAGTGGTCGAGGCACGTTTTTCCATCGACATGCGGTGCTGCACGACCAGGATCAAGACCGGCAGTATGTGTCGCTCCAGCATCTTGCCGAGAATCAACCGCGTTTTCGTGTCACCGACAGCCTGCTCTCCGAAGAGGCCGTGATGGGCTTTGAGTATGGCTATTCGACCACGGCACCCGACACACTAGTGATCTGGGAAGGCCAGTTTGGCGACTTCGCCAACGGCGCTCAGGTGGTTATCGATCAGTTCATCAGTTCCGGCGAAACCAAGTGGGGGCGCTTGTCCGGACTGGTGCTCTTTTTGCCGCACGGATACGAGGGGCAGGGACCCGAGCACTCGTCGGCTCGCCTTGAGCGCTATTTGCAGCTGTGTGCCGAATGGAACATGCAGGTGTGCGTGCCGTCAACGCCCGCGCAGATGTTCCACATGCTGCGGCGTCAGATGTTGCGACCATTGCGCAAACCGCTGATTGTGATGACGCCCAAAAGCTTGCTGCGGCATAAAGAGTCGGTATCCAATATTAAGTTACTCGAATCCGGTGGTTTTCAGCTACTGATTTCGGACAATCGTCGCCCCGACCCCGGTAAAGTGACCCGCATCGTGTTGTGCAGTGGCAAAGTGTATTTTGATCTGGATGAACAGCGTCGACAGCACAACGTCGACAATGTGGCGATCGTACGAATCGAGCAACTCTATCCGTTCCCAGCGAGCTACTACGCCCGAGAATTGGAGTTGTTTCCCAATGCGACCGAGGTGGTGTGGTGTCAAGAAGAACCACAAAACCAGGGTGCCTGGTACCAGATTCGCCATCGCTTACAGGAACCGCTGGGTACGACCCGTCGTCTTTATTATTCCGGGCGCGCCGGGTCGGCAGCGCCGGCATCGGGTTACCCAAGCATCCATAAAGAGCAACAGACCGGGCTCGTCGCCGCGGCCCTGGGTCTGGCGCACTAA
- the lpdA gene encoding dihydrolipoyl dehydrogenase: protein MSQTFDVVVIGAGPAGYVAAIRAAQNGLNTACIDGWKNFDDSSAFGGTCLNAGCIPSKALLESSELYHRAEHEFDLHGIGVSKPTIDVAKMQERKTGIVKQFTGGIVQLFKANKVTGLFGHGRMLAPGKVEYIPHEGEAEVLECTHIVLASGSVPIELGNMPFDREHIVDSWDALEFDHVPERLGVIGGGVIGLELGSVWKRLGSQVTIFEAMDSFLATADQQLAKDAHRQFKKQGVDIRLGAKVKSATVNDGAVSLEYEDKKGGGTLDVDKVIVAVGRRPNTAGLLADNTGVRTDERGFIVVDHECRTGVPNVWAIGDVVRGPMLAHKGSEEGVMVGDLMAGKYGHMNYNVIPSVIYTAPEMAWVGKTEEELKEAGVPYKSGSFGFGANGRAKALEQAGGMAKVLASTDDDEILGVHIIGPMAGELIAEAVLAMEFTASAEDLQRTIHAHPSLSEALHEAALATDKRAIHGINR from the coding sequence ATGTCACAGACATTTGATGTCGTGGTCATTGGCGCGGGCCCGGCCGGCTATGTAGCCGCCATACGCGCCGCTCAAAATGGACTCAACACAGCTTGCATTGACGGCTGGAAAAATTTTGACGATTCGTCGGCGTTTGGCGGCACGTGTTTGAACGCGGGCTGTATCCCGTCCAAGGCGCTGCTGGAGTCGTCGGAGTTGTACCATCGCGCCGAGCACGAGTTTGATCTTCACGGTATTGGCGTGTCCAAGCCAACCATTGATGTGGCGAAGATGCAGGAACGAAAAACCGGCATCGTCAAACAATTTACCGGTGGCATTGTGCAGTTATTTAAAGCCAACAAAGTGACGGGGCTGTTTGGTCACGGTCGTATGCTGGCACCGGGCAAGGTCGAGTACATCCCGCATGAGGGAGAAGCGGAAGTGCTGGAGTGCACGCATATCGTTCTGGCGTCTGGATCGGTACCGATTGAACTCGGCAACATGCCCTTTGATCGAGAACACATCGTCGATTCGTGGGACGCACTAGAGTTTGATCATGTCCCAGAGCGACTGGGAGTCATCGGTGGTGGCGTCATCGGTCTTGAACTTGGCAGCGTCTGGAAGCGACTGGGCTCACAGGTCACCATTTTTGAGGCGATGGACAGCTTTTTGGCCACCGCGGATCAGCAGCTTGCTAAAGACGCGCACCGCCAATTTAAAAAACAGGGCGTTGATATTCGCCTGGGCGCAAAGGTCAAATCGGCAACAGTCAATGACGGTGCAGTGTCGCTGGAATACGAAGATAAGAAAGGTGGCGGCACGCTCGATGTCGATAAAGTCATTGTCGCGGTCGGCCGCCGGCCCAATACGGCCGGACTGTTGGCCGACAATACCGGTGTTCGCACGGACGAGCGCGGTTTTATTGTGGTCGACCATGAGTGCCGAACCGGCGTCCCCAATGTCTGGGCCATCGGGGATGTGGTGCGTGGCCCGATGTTGGCCCATAAGGGTTCGGAAGAAGGGGTGATGGTGGGTGATCTTATGGCCGGCAAATATGGCCATATGAATTACAACGTGATTCCCTCAGTGATTTACACGGCGCCCGAAATGGCGTGGGTTGGAAAAACGGAAGAAGAGCTCAAAGAAGCGGGCGTGCCGTATAAATCCGGTTCATTTGGATTCGGTGCAAACGGTCGGGCCAAAGCGCTGGAACAGGCCGGCGGCATGGCCAAAGTGTTGGCGTCCACCGACGATGACGAAATTTTGGGTGTGCATATTATCGGCCCGATGGCGGGTGAACTGATTGCCGAAGCAGTATTGGCGATGGAGTTTACGGCCAGTGCGGAAGATCTTCAGCGCACCATTCATGCGCACCCCTCATTGTCCGAGGCACTGCATGAGGCAGCGCTCGCAACGGATAAGCGAGCCATTCACGGCATTAATCGATAG